From Amycolatopsis sp. YIM 10, the proteins below share one genomic window:
- the lon gene encoding endopeptidase La, whose translation MTDTRLLPVLPLDSDVVLPGMVVPFDLTEAETRAAVESAQAKPQGPTGPGIRTAPKAEVLIVPRVDGEYAEMGTVASVERIGRVPGGKAVVVLRGTGRAHVGATGDGPGAARWVHAETAAELPADEQGKQLAGEYKAVVLSMLQQRGVWQMLDAVQELEDPSALADLAGNAPYLDTEQKLELLRTLDVTTRLEKALEWTREHLAELEVTDTIRKDVAEGMEKQQKEFLLRRQLEAIRKELGELDGSGEEDDYRSRVESAELPEHVRKAALAEVDKLERTSDQSPEGGWIRTWLDTVLEMPWNTTTEDAYDIAGAREILDTDHAGLDDVKERIIEYLAVRKRRVESGAVVGGRRSGAVLALAGPPGVGKTSLGESIAKAMGRKFVRVALGGIRDEAEIRGHRRTYVGALPGRVVRAIKEAGSMNPVVLLDEIDKVGADYRGDPTAALLEVLDPEQNHTFRDHYLEVELDLSDVVFLATANALETIPGPLLDRMELVTLDGYTEHEKVTIGRDHLLPRELERAGLADGDVTLTDAALSRIAAEYTREAGVRAANRTIAKVLRKITTKVALGEVELPVAVDAADLETYLGRPRHLPESSLPASTQRTSIPGVATGLAVTGAGGDVLYVEASLSDKETGGTGLSLTGQLGDVMKESAQIALSYLRSRGAELELPVGDLAERGIHIHVPAGAVPKDGPSAGVTMTTALASLLSGRVVRADVAMTGEVSLTGRVLPIGGVKQKLLAAHRAGMKTVIIPQRNEPDLDDVPAEVLAELDVHPVASVREVLELALAPAAAPVTQAA comes from the coding sequence ATGACCGACACCCGGCTCCTGCCCGTACTCCCCCTCGATTCCGACGTGGTGCTGCCCGGCATGGTCGTGCCGTTCGACCTGACCGAAGCCGAGACGCGCGCCGCGGTGGAGTCCGCGCAGGCCAAGCCACAGGGTCCGACCGGGCCCGGCATCCGGACCGCCCCCAAGGCGGAGGTGCTGATCGTGCCGCGCGTGGACGGTGAGTACGCCGAAATGGGCACGGTCGCTTCCGTCGAGCGCATCGGCCGGGTCCCCGGCGGCAAGGCCGTCGTGGTCCTGCGCGGTACCGGACGGGCCCACGTCGGCGCGACCGGTGACGGCCCCGGCGCCGCCCGCTGGGTCCACGCCGAGACCGCCGCCGAACTGCCCGCCGATGAGCAGGGCAAGCAGCTCGCCGGTGAGTACAAGGCCGTGGTGCTGTCCATGCTCCAGCAGCGCGGCGTCTGGCAGATGCTGGACGCGGTGCAGGAGCTGGAGGACCCGTCGGCGCTGGCGGACCTCGCGGGCAACGCGCCCTACCTGGACACCGAGCAGAAGCTCGAGCTGCTGCGCACGCTGGACGTCACCACCCGCCTGGAGAAGGCGCTGGAGTGGACCCGCGAGCACCTGGCCGAGCTGGAAGTGACCGACACGATCCGCAAGGACGTGGCCGAGGGCATGGAGAAGCAGCAGAAGGAGTTCCTGCTGCGCCGCCAGCTGGAGGCGATCCGCAAGGAACTCGGCGAGCTGGACGGCAGCGGCGAGGAGGACGACTACCGCTCCCGCGTGGAGTCGGCCGAGCTGCCCGAGCACGTGCGCAAGGCCGCGCTGGCCGAGGTCGACAAGCTGGAGCGCACCTCCGACCAGTCGCCGGAGGGCGGCTGGATCCGCACCTGGCTGGACACGGTGCTGGAGATGCCGTGGAACACCACCACCGAGGACGCCTACGACATCGCGGGTGCCAGGGAAATCCTGGACACCGACCACGCCGGCCTGGATGACGTGAAGGAACGCATCATCGAGTACCTGGCCGTGCGCAAGCGCCGGGTGGAATCGGGTGCGGTCGTCGGCGGACGGCGGTCGGGTGCGGTTTTGGCGCTCGCCGGTCCTCCCGGGGTCGGCAAGACCTCGCTGGGTGAGTCGATCGCGAAGGCGATGGGCCGCAAGTTCGTCCGGGTGGCGCTCGGCGGCATCCGCGACGAGGCCGAGATCCGCGGGCACCGGCGCACCTACGTCGGCGCGCTGCCAGGGCGCGTGGTGCGGGCGATCAAGGAAGCCGGCTCGATGAACCCGGTGGTGCTGCTCGACGAGATCGACAAGGTGGGCGCCGACTACCGCGGCGACCCGACCGCGGCGCTGCTGGAGGTGCTGGACCCGGAGCAGAACCACACCTTCCGCGACCACTACCTCGAGGTCGAGCTGGACCTGTCGGACGTGGTCTTCCTGGCCACGGCCAACGCGCTGGAGACCATTCCCGGGCCGCTGCTGGACCGGATGGAGCTGGTCACTCTCGACGGTTACACCGAGCACGAGAAGGTCACCATCGGCCGTGACCACCTGCTGCCGCGTGAGCTGGAGCGGGCCGGGCTGGCCGACGGCGACGTGACGCTGACCGACGCCGCGCTCAGCCGGATCGCGGCCGAGTACACCAGGGAAGCGGGGGTGCGCGCGGCGAACCGGACGATCGCGAAGGTGCTGCGCAAGATCACCACGAAGGTGGCGCTTGGCGAGGTGGAGCTGCCGGTCGCGGTGGACGCCGCCGACCTGGAGACCTACCTCGGGCGGCCGCGGCACCTGCCGGAGTCCTCGCTGCCCGCGTCCACCCAGCGCACCTCGATCCCCGGGGTGGCGACCGGGCTGGCGGTGACCGGCGCCGGTGGTGACGTGCTCTACGTGGAGGCGTCGCTGTCGGACAAGGAAACCGGCGGCACCGGGCTGTCGCTGACCGGGCAGCTGGGCGACGTGATGAAGGAGTCGGCGCAGATCGCGCTGTCCTACCTGCGCTCGCGTGGCGCCGAGCTGGAGCTGCCGGTCGGTGACTTGGCCGAACGGGGCATCCACATCCACGTTCCGGCGGGCGCGGTGCCCAAGGACGGGCCGTCGGCCGGGGTCACCATGACCACGGCACTGGCGTCGCTGCTCTCGGGCCGGGTCGTGCGCGCGGACGTGGCGATGACCGGTGAGGTCTCGCTGACCGGGCGGGTGCTGCCGATCGGCGGGGTGAAGCAGAAGCTGCTCGCCGCGCACCGGGCCGGGATGAAGACGGTGATCATCCCGCAGCGCAACGAGCCGGACCTGGACGACGTGCCCGCCGAGGTGCTCGCCGAGCTGGACGTGCACCCGGTGGCCTCGGTGCGGGAAGTGCTGGAACTGGCACTGGCCCCGGCGGCGGCACCGGTCACCCAGGCCGCCTGA
- a CDS encoding DedA family protein, whose protein sequence is MITQLAQQAPEMGGLAGWAVSLMDTLGGVGAAVIVGLDNLFPPIPSELVLPLAGFSASQGTFSLAEALIWTTLGSVAGAVIVYYLGALLGRDRCRALICKVPLVKGSDFDKTEQWFAKHGTKAVFFGRMIPLFRSMISLPAGIEKMPVWKFLSLTTLGSLIWNTIFVVAGYILGANWHVMEEYAGIFQKVVIGLVVLAVVVFVVKRLKNRGKDDEDESAEEEVDERPTRMLSVPEMTGGRGRFVGDLNPEEQRNRR, encoded by the coding sequence ATGATCACGCAACTCGCCCAGCAAGCCCCGGAGATGGGAGGGCTCGCCGGTTGGGCGGTGAGTCTGATGGACACGCTCGGAGGGGTGGGCGCGGCCGTGATCGTCGGCCTCGACAACCTCTTCCCGCCCATTCCCAGCGAACTGGTGCTGCCGCTGGCCGGTTTCTCCGCCAGCCAGGGCACGTTCAGCCTGGCCGAGGCGCTAATCTGGACCACGCTCGGCTCGGTGGCCGGCGCGGTGATCGTCTACTACCTGGGCGCACTGCTCGGGCGTGACCGCTGCCGCGCGCTGATCTGCAAGGTCCCGCTGGTCAAGGGCTCCGACTTCGACAAGACCGAGCAGTGGTTCGCCAAGCACGGCACCAAGGCGGTCTTCTTCGGCCGGATGATCCCGCTGTTCCGCAGCATGATCTCGCTGCCGGCCGGGATCGAGAAGATGCCGGTGTGGAAGTTCCTCTCGCTGACCACGCTGGGCAGCCTGATCTGGAACACCATCTTCGTGGTGGCCGGTTACATCCTCGGGGCCAACTGGCACGTGATGGAGGAGTACGCGGGCATCTTCCAGAAGGTGGTCATCGGCCTGGTGGTGCTGGCCGTCGTGGTCTTCGTGGTGAAACGCCTGAAGAACCGGGGCAAGGACGACGAGGACGAGTCCGCCGAGGAAGAGGTCGACGAGCGGCCCACCCGCATGCTCTCCGTGCCGGAGATGACCGGCGGCCGCGGCCGCTTCGTCGGTGACCTGAACCCCGAGGAGCAGCGAAACCGCAGGTGA